A single genomic interval of Phycisphaerae bacterium harbors:
- a CDS encoding alcohol dehydrogenase catalytic domain-containing protein translates to MGIPKKQRAVQLTGPNQLKFNTEKEVYLPNDYQILCKVEAVGLCFSDLKLLKQFDSHVRKGKIVSGAEQAVLNEYPAYKTEKTPTVPGHEAVVRAVKVGSRVTRAKVGDRFLVQADMRWLKTEKSNGAFGYNIEGALQEYTLIDERISCSPEGEFILIPAPEDKSASAVALCEPWACVEDSYISKERKQISPQSKMLVVTEDEFNSANFTKMLEKFGKPEKISDAKAESLENINEKFDDIVYFGAKAETIEKLFDKAKAHALINIVLCGKKIDREVETAVGLVHYGGIRIIGTTGDNPADAMKHIPPTGEIRTNDKVNVIGAGGPMGVMHAIRNICQGIKGITVYAGDLDDNRLLSLTKIAANLAKEKGVKYIPYNPTKEKAPVNIDYAALMAPVPALAAQCVKDAAKGGIINIFAGIPAMVKGKIDLNAYIEKKLYFIGTSGSTIEDIKKVLAKVEAGKLDTNLSVAAVASLESAIEGIRAVENQSIAGKIIIYPQCGNLLLTTLEQMQKEMPDVASKLDNGLWTKEAENTLIEKFTRKQI, encoded by the coding sequence TTGGGAATTCCAAAAAAACAAAGAGCAGTTCAACTGACGGGGCCGAACCAGCTAAAATTTAACACTGAAAAAGAAGTTTATTTGCCGAATGATTATCAAATTCTTTGTAAGGTCGAAGCCGTAGGACTTTGTTTTTCGGATTTGAAGCTGCTTAAACAATTCGACAGCCATGTTCGCAAAGGAAAAATTGTTTCCGGTGCGGAGCAGGCGGTTCTGAATGAATATCCCGCCTATAAAACAGAGAAAACTCCTACCGTGCCGGGGCATGAAGCGGTTGTCAGGGCAGTGAAAGTCGGCAGCAGGGTTACAAGGGCGAAAGTCGGCGACAGATTCCTTGTTCAGGCGGATATGAGATGGCTCAAAACTGAAAAATCAAACGGAGCCTTCGGATATAACATCGAAGGCGCTCTTCAGGAATATACATTAATCGATGAAAGAATAAGCTGTTCGCCCGAAGGAGAATTTATACTCATTCCCGCACCGGAAGATAAAAGCGCCTCGGCAGTGGCGCTTTGCGAACCGTGGGCATGCGTTGAAGATTCTTACATATCGAAAGAACGCAAACAAATCAGCCCGCAAAGTAAAATGCTTGTGGTAACAGAGGACGAATTTAATTCCGCAAATTTCACGAAAATGCTCGAAAAATTCGGCAAGCCTGAAAAAATATCAGATGCAAAGGCAGAGTCACTTGAAAATATAAATGAAAAGTTTGACGATATCGTTTATTTCGGGGCAAAAGCGGAAACTATCGAAAAGCTTTTCGATAAGGCCAAGGCTCACGCACTGATAAATATCGTTCTGTGTGGCAAAAAAATCGACAGGGAAGTTGAAACTGCTGTCGGATTAGTACACTACGGCGGCATAAGAATAATCGGCACAACAGGCGATAACCCTGCCGATGCAATGAAACATATACCGCCAACCGGTGAAATACGCACCAATGATAAGGTGAACGTCATCGGCGCCGGCGGCCCGATGGGAGTTATGCACGCAATAAGAAATATCTGCCAGGGAATCAAAGGAATCACTGTTTATGCCGGAGATTTGGATGATAACAGACTATTGTCGCTTACAAAAATTGCGGCAAATCTCGCCAAAGAAAAAGGTGTAAAATATATACCATATAACCCCACAAAAGAGAAAGCCCCTGTCAATATCGATTACGCCGCACTTATGGCCCCTGTACCCGCACTTGCGGCACAATGCGTCAAAGACGCGGCCAAAGGCGGCATTATAAATATCTTCGCCGGTATCCCGGCCATGGTAAAAGGAAAAATCGACCTTAATGCTTATATCGAGAAAAAACTTTATTTCATCGGCACAAGCGGCTCTACTATCGAGGATATAAAAAAGGTTCTCGCGAAAGTCGAAGCAGGCAAACTCGATACGAATCTTTCTGTGGCTGCTGTCGCGAGCCTGGAATCGGCGATAGAGGGTATCAGGGCTGTTGAAAATCAGTCCATAGCGGGTAA
- the speY gene encoding deoxyhypusine synthase, translating to MEHKKSGCPGKAKYLAGKRILPKPTSKDTSIVSLIDNMDAYNGGRLRAACHLLRDRYSQEDVTVGLSLAGALTPAGLGPSTIIPLMNHGFVDWIVATGANMYHDIHYAFNLPMFRGTHTVDDADLKAKGVTRIYDILFDYEDVLMETDRRLREILIRPEFQKEMGTREFYHLLGKILSDLEEKHNLGQVSILAAAYRNGIPVFTSSPGDSTIGMNVAGLELLAEASGLLDKFKLKINPSIDVNDSTAIILNAKTYEKGKTGVILIGGGSPKNFVLQTEPQIQEVLMIPEVGQDYDINITDARPDTGGLSGAPPSEAASWGKIDPTKLEETVTAYLDVTVAFPMMAAYAIQAAKPKKLKRLYDRADELHKKLIESYLENNKEVDKLRGLIRKLD from the coding sequence ATGGAACACAAAAAATCAGGTTGTCCGGGCAAGGCAAAATATCTTGCGGGGAAAAGAATCCTTCCGAAACCAACATCCAAAGACACAAGCATAGTCAGTCTTATCGATAATATGGATGCCTACAACGGCGGAAGATTAAGAGCGGCCTGTCATCTCCTGCGGGACAGATATTCTCAGGAAGATGTTACGGTAGGCTTAAGTCTTGCAGGTGCTCTGACACCGGCAGGGCTGGGGCCATCGACGATTATTCCATTGATGAATCACGGCTTTGTCGACTGGATTGTAGCGACAGGCGCCAATATGTACCACGATATTCATTATGCCTTTAATCTGCCGATGTTCCGCGGAACCCACACCGTTGATGACGCGGACCTCAAAGCAAAAGGCGTAACCCGAATCTACGATATCCTGTTCGACTATGAAGACGTCTTAATGGAAACAGACCGCAGACTGCGCGAAATCCTCATCAGACCTGAATTCCAAAAAGAGATGGGCACCCGTGAATTTTATCACCTTCTTGGCAAAATACTCAGCGACCTCGAAGAAAAACATAATCTCGGCCAGGTAAGTATCCTCGCAGCAGCGTATCGCAACGGCATACCGGTATTTACATCTTCGCCGGGCGATTCGACTATCGGAATGAATGTTGCAGGATTGGAATTACTTGCGGAAGCATCGGGATTATTAGACAAATTCAAACTCAAAATCAATCCGAGCATCGACGTTAATGATTCTACCGCAATTATCTTGAACGCCAAGACTTACGAAAAAGGCAAAACAGGCGTTATCCTAATCGGCGGCGGAAGCCCGAAAAACTTCGTGCTCCAAACCGAGCCGCAGATTCAGGAAGTACTTATGATTCCTGAAGTCGGCCAGGATTACGATATCAATATAACTGATGCAAGACCCGATACGGGCGGACTTTCCGGCGCGCCGCCATCAGAAGCGGCAAGCTGGGGCAAAATCGACCCGACAAAACTCGAAGAAACCGTTACGGCCTACCTCGATGTAACCGTAGCGTTTCCAATGATGGCTGCCTACGCAATACAGGCCGCTAAACCCAAGAAACTAAAAAGGTTATATGACAGAGCAGATGAACTCCATAAGAAACTGATTGAGTCATATCTCGAAAATAATAAGGAAGTAGATAAACTTAGAGGGCTAATCAGGAAGCTTGATTAA
- a CDS encoding biotin/lipoyl-containing protein — protein MATTINLPKLGQTMEEGTIVSCKVNVGDKVKKGDVLFEIETDKATLEMESPAEGTVEKILVEAGQTLPVNEPMMIIG, from the coding sequence ATGGCAACTACTATAAACTTACCGAAACTCGGTCAAACAATGGAAGAAGGAACTATCGTAAGCTGTAAAGTTAATGTCGGCGACAAGGTCAAAAAAGGCGATGTGCTGTTCGAGATTGAAACAGACAAAGCGACGCTCGAAATGGAAAGCCCTGCCGAGGGCACAGTGGAAAAAATACTGGTCGAAGCGGGTCAGACACTGCCGGTCAATGAACCGATGATGATTATCGGCTAA
- a CDS encoding DeoR/GlpR family DNA-binding transcription regulator yields the protein MGLSAENRHNYILDCLKNNGKVIVKETAEKFGVTEVTIRRDLASLETKGLVKKTYGGAVLAGTEFNPSVRFRHTKNLSAKKIIGKLAADIVKDGDNIYLEAGSTCYEIIPYLADKKNLTIITNSLMLMSRLHEQPQHRVIVTGGQYRSDTMDMIGPPAENTISQLGGFTSFTSADDISIGYGISGADVATVSFVKQVLKRAARAVFVGTRNKFDRGALYKIVDLDDLDYIVTNACPGDAWERFAKEHNITLFYPAEAVHEDLQPEF from the coding sequence ATGGGTCTTTCGGCTGAGAATCGACACAATTACATACTCGATTGCTTAAAGAATAACGGCAAAGTTATAGTTAAGGAAACTGCTGAAAAATTTGGCGTAACGGAGGTAACGATTCGCCGGGACCTTGCGAGCCTCGAAACAAAGGGCCTTGTCAAAAAGACTTATGGCGGGGCGGTATTGGCCGGCACCGAATTTAATCCCTCCGTCAGATTTCGTCATACAAAAAATCTATCCGCGAAAAAAATAATCGGCAAACTTGCCGCTGATATTGTTAAAGATGGAGATAATATTTATCTCGAGGCCGGCTCGACATGCTATGAGATAATTCCGTACCTTGCCGACAAGAAAAACCTTACAATAATTACGAACTCCCTGATGTTGATGAGCAGGCTTCATGAACAGCCTCAGCACAGGGTTATTGTTACGGGCGGTCAGTATCGTTCCGATACTATGGATATGATAGGTCCGCCGGCGGAGAACACTATTTCTCAATTGGGAGGCTTTACTTCTTTTACAAGCGCCGATGATATAAGTATCGGTTATGGTATCAGCGGCGCCGATGTCGCGACGGTAAGTTTTGTCAAACAGGTACTGAAAAGGGCGGCAAGGGCGGTATTCGTCGGAACAAGAAATAAATTCGACCGTGGCGCATTATATAAAATAGTGGATTTGGACGATTTGGATTATATTGTTACTAATGCCTGCCCCGGCGACGCATGGGAAAGATTCGCCAAGGAGCATAACATAACGCTGTTCTATCCCGCCGAAGCGGTGCACGAAGATTTGCAGCCGGAGTTTTAA
- a CDS encoding carbohydrate kinase family protein: MKMETSIVTIGSANSEQILVVDKVISGSKNNCKFVKESFGGSAVNWGVRLKSINIDEIGDIYVACPIGGDGRGGRIQDELSQMKIKVIPSLPLPEGCTTSHSVIVVSGDERTVYTEIGSSVEKWAMSLAENIETEVPANKPIIAMIGNIAKSNDNNGNALIVTEQVISALSKKQISFIYANFGRAQYSFCYHHWVNVWDKINCFQLNVNEARDFVTRSCDCAECRNRLKDKKVKLPSNLSLYSILKFLKGIDATAVITLAGSGSVAVMRNDNNVIFTWPRQPTKHCDTTGSGDAFGAGVIWALLVYGKLKNVREYSRAFSAGSVWGASACSEYGGHKGTPDTSELFRALGDTALEDYPSIYREIDKAEPLLYMLDDKKYYF, translated from the coding sequence ATGAAAATGGAAACGTCAATAGTTACTATTGGGTCAGCAAATTCTGAACAGATTTTAGTGGTAGATAAGGTTATTTCAGGATCTAAAAATAACTGTAAGTTTGTCAAAGAAAGCTTCGGGGGCAGCGCAGTTAATTGGGGAGTTCGTCTCAAATCAATAAATATAGATGAAATTGGTGACATATATGTTGCCTGCCCCATAGGAGGCGATGGTAGAGGCGGTAGAATCCAAGACGAGTTATCACAAATGAAGATTAAAGTTATTCCTAGTCTTCCATTGCCGGAGGGGTGTACAACTAGTCATAGTGTTATTGTTGTAAGTGGTGATGAACGTACAGTATATACCGAAATTGGGTCCTCTGTTGAAAAATGGGCTATGAGCTTAGCAGAAAACATAGAAACAGAAGTCCCGGCTAATAAGCCAATTATTGCAATGATTGGCAATATTGCTAAATCTAATGATAACAATGGGAATGCACTTATAGTTACTGAACAAGTAATTAGTGCTCTATCTAAAAAACAAATTTCTTTTATATACGCCAATTTTGGCCGTGCCCAGTATTCTTTCTGTTATCATCACTGGGTAAATGTTTGGGATAAGATAAATTGTTTTCAGCTCAATGTTAATGAGGCTCGAGATTTTGTTACCAGATCATGTGATTGTGCAGAGTGTAGGAATAGACTAAAGGATAAAAAAGTTAAATTGCCATCAAATCTTTCTCTTTATAGTATTTTGAAATTTTTAAAGGGAATTGATGCAACGGCCGTAATCACACTTGCAGGTAGTGGTTCTGTTGCTGTTATGAGAAATGATAATAATGTGATATTTACATGGCCTAGACAACCCACAAAACATTGTGACACAACGGGAAGTGGTGACGCCTTTGGCGCAGGTGTAATTTGGGCGTTATTAGTCTATGGTAAACTAAAAAATGTTCGTGAGTATTCCAGAGCATTCTCCGCGGGTAGCGTTTGGGGCGCTTCAGCCTGTAGCGAGTACGGAGGCCACAAAGGAACACCGGATACCAGTGAGTTGTTTCGAGCTCTAGGTGATACTGCCCTTGAAGACTATCCATCAATTTATAGGGAAATTGATAAAGCTGAGCCATTGCTTTATATGCTTGATGACAAGAAATATTATTTTTAA
- a CDS encoding L-rhamnose isomerase: MKQDDIIKAYNTAKQRYSEIGVDTDNAMDALAGIPVSINCWQGDDVGGFEKPNSILAGGGIQAIGNYPGKARNIDELRADIDKALSLIPGKHRLNLHACYLDNGGKFIERDKIGIEHFQSWIDWAKQRGLGLDFNPTYFSHPKAADGFTLSHSDKGIRDFWINHGIACRKIAEQMGKQLGSAAVTNFWVPDGYKDIPVDRKIARERLKDSLDKIFKQAIDPKYNLDSVESKLFGIGSESYVVGSHEFYMGYAVSRKKLLCLDAGHFHPTETIADKISSVMMFCDEMLLHVSRPVRWDSDHVVILNDELEAISQEIVRGNFLDRVHIGLDFFDASINRIAAWGIGTRSMIKSLLLALLEPTEKLKQIENQGDFTARLVTLEELKTMPFGSVWDYYCMKNNVPIGFDWLWQVKSYETAVLSKRA; encoded by the coding sequence ATGAAACAGGACGATATTATTAAAGCTTACAATACTGCAAAACAGAGATATTCTGAAATCGGGGTCGATACTGACAATGCTATGGATGCCCTTGCCGGGATACCTGTTTCGATAAATTGCTGGCAGGGTGACGATGTCGGAGGTTTTGAAAAGCCAAACTCCATTCTCGCTGGCGGCGGAATTCAGGCGATAGGTAATTATCCCGGAAAAGCCCGGAATATTGACGAGCTAAGAGCGGATATTGACAAGGCGTTGAGCCTGATTCCCGGCAAACATCGTCTTAACCTTCACGCCTGCTATCTGGACAACGGCGGCAAATTCATTGAAAGAGATAAAATCGGCATAGAGCATTTTCAGAGCTGGATTGACTGGGCCAAACAAAGAGGTCTGGGTCTGGATTTTAATCCGACTTATTTCTCACATCCTAAAGCGGCCGATGGTTTTACTTTGAGCCATTCCGACAAGGGCATAAGGGATTTCTGGATAAACCACGGAATAGCCTGCAGAAAGATAGCTGAACAAATGGGTAAACAGCTCGGCTCCGCCGCAGTTACCAATTTCTGGGTTCCGGACGGCTATAAGGATATTCCTGTCGACAGAAAAATTGCCCGCGAAAGGTTAAAGGATTCTCTGGATAAAATTTTCAAACAGGCAATTGACCCGAAATACAATCTGGATTCTGTTGAGAGCAAACTTTTCGGGATAGGCTCTGAGAGTTATGTTGTCGGTTCGCACGAATTTTATATGGGTTATGCCGTATCACGCAAAAAATTATTGTGTCTTGACGCGGGCCATTTCCATCCAACCGAGACTATTGCCGATAAGATTTCGTCTGTGATGATGTTTTGCGATGAAATGCTTTTACATGTCAGCCGGCCCGTCCGCTGGGACAGCGACCATGTTGTTATTCTTAACGATGAGCTTGAGGCGATAAGTCAGGAGATTGTAAGGGGCAATTTTTTAGACAGGGTACATATTGGTCTTGATTTCTTTGACGCGAGTATCAATCGTATTGCCGCATGGGGAATTGGAACCCGCTCTATGATTAAATCGCTGCTGCTGGCCCTTCTTGAGCCGACGGAAAAACTGAAACAGATTGAGAATCAGGGTGATTTTACAGCAAGGCTGGTGACGCTCGAAGAGCTTAAGACGATGCCGTTTGGTTCCGTCTGGGATTATTATTGTATGAAGAATAATGTTCCCATCGGCTTCGATTGGCTCTGGCAGGTCAAAAGCTACGAAACGGCTGTACTTTCAAAAAGAGCCTGA
- a CDS encoding dehydrogenase E1 component subunit alpha/beta: MAFKIDDKRKTALPQISKLIEGKVLSLEQVKDWLRTIHEIRFFEEKVFDLLGQNIIKGASHLYAGQEAVATGAIAAIQIGDVIGSTHRGHGHCGAMGNKYAKSEEERQTHWNRMMAELMGKETGYCNGRGGSMHIVDVKNGNLGSTGIVGGNQPTAVGAAIAEKYKKTGKVVISFFGDGSTNTGTFHESMNMASTLNVPMVAVIENNLYGMSVPYSGSPVVGTAKASNITDIATRAAAYDVPAMIIDGQDVVAVYLAMKEAVEYTRKNSKLIMVEAKTYRWYGHSRSDPRAYRTKDEEKQWRDRDPITVLSNKLLSENLATQEELDAIQKKANDTIEKSTQFGIDSPWPNAANLEKDVYVDETYETSIIENEKQLAKKAMEATKAFNVAFAASTAKTRKEKGQEAQSKVQSDFGMKVLTMGGALVEAQTEEMRRDKNVILLGEDVGLYGGAYAATKGMLAEFGLDRVIDTAISEAAIAGAGVGAAIRGLRPIAEIMYVDFLTIAMDQLMHNGAFNRYMFGGHAKVPMVLRTEGGLGRCIAAHHSKSLEPWLVNIPGLYVVMPSTPYDAKGLLKAAIRSDNPVVFIEHKATYGQLGAVPAEDYIIPLGKADIKRTGSDVTIVSYSKMAMNALEAAEKLANDGINAEVIDLRTIKPMDIDTVAASVKKTKRLVTLCESFAMCGVGAEITRRVIDYKFKDGSTGFDCLSSAPVNLAAKDVPPPMSEPLENASVPTVDDVINAVKAMVKK; this comes from the coding sequence ATGGCATTTAAAATCGATGATAAACGGAAAACCGCATTGCCTCAGATTAGTAAATTAATCGAGGGCAAAGTACTGAGTCTGGAACAGGTTAAAGACTGGCTCAGGACAATTCACGAAATCAGATTCTTTGAAGAAAAGGTATTCGACCTTCTCGGCCAAAACATTATCAAAGGCGCATCTCATCTTTACGCAGGTCAGGAAGCAGTTGCGACCGGGGCAATCGCGGCAATTCAAATCGGCGATGTAATCGGCTCAACACACCGAGGCCATGGTCATTGCGGCGCGATGGGCAATAAATACGCAAAAAGCGAAGAGGAAAGACAAACACACTGGAACCGTATGATGGCAGAGCTTATGGGAAAAGAAACAGGCTACTGCAACGGCAGAGGCGGCTCAATGCACATAGTCGATGTCAAAAACGGCAATTTAGGCTCGACCGGTATTGTCGGCGGAAATCAGCCAACGGCGGTCGGAGCGGCAATTGCTGAAAAATATAAAAAAACCGGCAAAGTCGTAATATCGTTTTTCGGCGACGGCTCAACAAATACAGGCACTTTCCACGAATCGATGAATATGGCCTCAACTCTGAACGTGCCGATGGTCGCGGTTATAGAAAATAATCTTTACGGTATGAGCGTACCATATTCAGGCAGCCCGGTGGTCGGAACAGCCAAGGCAAGCAATATTACAGATATCGCAACTCGAGCCGCAGCTTATGATGTGCCCGCTATGATAATAGACGGACAGGATGTGGTTGCCGTATATCTTGCGATGAAAGAAGCCGTCGAATACACCCGCAAAAACAGCAAACTGATAATGGTCGAGGCCAAGACATACAGATGGTACGGCCACAGCAGAAGCGACCCAAGGGCCTATAGAACAAAAGATGAAGAAAAACAATGGCGAGACAGGGACCCAATTACCGTTCTTTCCAATAAGCTGCTTAGCGAAAACCTCGCAACACAGGAAGAACTGGACGCCATTCAGAAAAAAGCTAATGATACAATCGAAAAATCGACACAATTCGGAATCGATAGTCCCTGGCCGAATGCAGCCAACCTCGAAAAAGATGTTTATGTAGATGAAACCTATGAAACGTCAATTATAGAAAATGAAAAGCAGCTTGCCAAAAAGGCAATGGAGGCGACAAAGGCGTTTAATGTCGCTTTCGCAGCTTCTACCGCTAAAACCAGAAAGGAAAAAGGCCAGGAGGCCCAGAGCAAAGTGCAGTCCGATTTCGGAATGAAAGTTCTCACAATGGGCGGCGCACTGGTGGAAGCCCAGACCGAAGAGATGAGAAGAGATAAAAATGTTATCCTTCTCGGCGAAGACGTCGGCCTCTACGGCGGAGCTTACGCAGCGACAAAAGGCATGCTCGCTGAATTCGGACTCGATAGAGTTATTGACACCGCTATCTCCGAAGCGGCTATCGCAGGCGCCGGAGTTGGTGCGGCAATTCGGGGACTGCGGCCGATAGCTGAAATTATGTATGTCGATTTTCTTACAATCGCGATGGACCAGTTGATGCACAACGGCGCATTCAACAGGTATATGTTCGGCGGACACGCGAAAGTGCCGATGGTTCTGCGAACCGAAGGCGGACTTGGCAGATGCATAGCCGCTCATCACTCGAAGAGTCTTGAGCCGTGGCTTGTAAATATTCCCGGCCTTTATGTTGTTATGCCTTCGACGCCTTACGACGCGAAAGGCCTTTTAAAAGCCGCTATACGCAGCGATAACCCGGTAGTATTTATCGAGCATAAAGCAACTTACGGACAACTCGGAGCTGTTCCTGCTGAAGATTATATCATTCCGCTCGGCAAAGCAGATATTAAACGTACCGGCAGCGATGTTACGATTGTAAGCTACAGTAAAATGGCGATGAACGCTCTTGAAGCCGCTGAAAAACTTGCAAATGACGGCATCAACGCGGAGGTTATCGACCTGCGGACAATCAAGCCGATGGATATCGACACTGTAGCGGCATCGGTAAAGAAAACAAAGAGATTAGTAACCCTCTGCGAAAGCTTCGCGATGTGCGGAGTCGGCGCTGAAATTACCCGAAGGGTTATCGATTATAAATTTAAAGATGGAAGCACAGGTTTCGATTGTCTGTCTTCGGCACCTGTAAATCTGGCCGCCAAAGATGTTCCGCCTCCGATGAGCGAACCGCTTGAGAACGCAAGTGTGCCGACAGTAGATGATGTTATTAACGCCGTTAAGGCAATGGTTAAAAAGTGA